The proteins below are encoded in one region of Hordeum vulgare subsp. vulgare chromosome 3H, MorexV3_pseudomolecules_assembly, whole genome shotgun sequence:
- the LOC123439376 gene encoding premnaspirodiene oxygenase-like yields MDELYVQALVLAAAAVALLQLLKVVVNPVKERAPPGPWKLPVIGSMHHLVNVLPHRKLRDLADAHGPLMMLQLGQTPLVVASSKETARLVLKTHDTNFATRPRLLAGEIVGYEWADILFSPSGGYWRKLRQLCAAEILSPKRVRSFRHIREDEVRMRVEQIREAGPSTPVNLTVMFHSVTNSIVARAAFGKKRKNAAEFLAAIKSGVGLASGFSIPDLFPTWTTVLATLTGMKRSLHDIHKTVDAILEEIIDERKAARDEKIKAGAENVDENLVDVLIGLQEKGGFGFHLNNSRIKAIILDMFAGGTGTSASALEWGMSELMRNPPVMKKLQGQIREAFKGKVVVTEADLQESNLQYLKMVIKEALRLHPPAPLLVPRESIDSCELEGYTVPAKSRVIINAWAIGRDPEYWEAAEEFLPERFEDSTVDFTGNSYEFLPFGAGRRMCPGFNYGLASMELTLVGLLYHFDWSLPEGVADVNMEEAPGLGVRRRTPLMLLATPFVPAAVA; encoded by the exons ATGGACGAGCTTTACGTCCAGGCGCttgtgctggcggcggcggccgtgGCGCTGCTGCAGCTGCTGAAAGTGGTCGTGAACCCGGTGAAGGAGAGGGCGCCGCCAGGGCCGTGGAAGCTGCCGGTTATCGGCAGCATGCACCACCTGGTGAACGTTCTCCCGCACCGCAAGCTGCGGGACCTGGCGGACGCGCACGGCCCGCTGATGATGCTGCAGCTTGGGCAGACGCCGCTGGTGGTGGCTTCGTCCAAGGAGACAGCGCGTCTGGTTCTCAAGACCCACGACACCAACTTCGCCACGCGGCCCAGGCTCCTCGCCGGCGAGATCGTCGGCTACGAGTGGGCCGACATCCTCTTCTCCCCCTCCGGCGGCTACTGGCGCAAGCTCCGCCAGCTCTGCGCGGCCGAGATACTCAGCCCCAAACGCGTGCGCTCCTTCCGCCACATCAGGGAGGACGAG GTGAGGATGCGGGTGGAGCAGATCCGCGAGGCGGGGCCGTCGACGCCGGTGAACCTGACCGTGATGTTTCACAGCGTGACCAACAGCATCGTTGCGCGGGCAGCGTTCGGGAAGAAGCGGAAGAACGCGGCTGAGTTCCTGGCGGCCATCAAGTCCGGGGTTGGCCTGGCGAGCGGCTTTAGCATCCCCGACCTCTTCCCCACGTGGACCACCGTGCTAGCTACGCTCACCGGCATGAAGCGCAGCCTCCATGACATCCACAAGACAGTGGACGCCATCCTGGAGGAGATCATCGACGAGAGGAAGGCTGCCCGCGACGAGAAAATCAAGGCCGGCGCCGAGAACGTGGACGAGAACCTCGTGGACGTGCTCATTGGACTTCAGGAGAAAGGCGGCTTCGGATTCCACCTCAACAACAGCAGGATCAAGGCCATAATCCTGGACATGTTCGCGGGCGGGACGGGGACGTCCGCGTCGGCGTTGGAGTGGGGAATGTCGGAGCTCATGCGGAACCCGCCGGTGATGAAGAAGCTGCAGGGCCAGATCCGGGAGGCGTtcaagggaaaggtggtggtGACTGAGGCCGACCTGCAGGAGAGCAACCTGCAGTACCTGAAGATGGTGATCAAGGAGGCGCTCCGGCTGCACCCGCCGGCGCCGCTGCTGGTGCCCCGGGAGAGCATCGACAGCTGCGAGCTGGAAGGGTACACGGTGCCGGCCAAGTCGCGCGTGATCATCAACGCGTGGGCCATCGGTCGCGACCCCGAGTACTGGGAAGCAGCCGAGGAGTTCCTGCCGGAGCGGTTCGAGGACAGCACGGTGGACTTCACCGGCAACAGCTACGAGTTCCTCCCGTTCGGCGCCGGCCGCAGGATGTGCCCCGGCTTCAACTACGGGCTGGCCAGCATGGAGCTCACCCTCGTCGGGCTGCTCTACCACTTCGACTGGTCGCTGCCGGAGGGTGTGGCCGACGTCAACATGGAGGAGGCCCCGGGCCTCGGCGTGCGCCGCCGCACGCCGCTGATGCTGCTCGCCACACCCTTCGTCCCGGCCGCGGTCGCGTAG